Within the Tachysurus fulvidraco isolate hzauxx_2018 chromosome 3, HZAU_PFXX_2.0, whole genome shotgun sequence genome, the region TAAGCAAGTCCCATTGCTAACAAAGTGTAAAGTTTAACCAACCTTGTTGAACAGATAGAGACTTGCTTGTTGGGGGAAGTGGTACAGGTCTGTGAAACGGGTACATTCTTTTAAAGACCTGCTTGGACATAGTGTGATTTAGTTAAGAGACAAAGTTTAACCAATGGGCTCTGGAATTTGTGCTGCATGAAAACATGGACTTGTGAGATTCTCGTGTCTGAAGCTGGTCTCCGTCTTGCCTTAGATCATATGAATCATATTGTCACTTCAcacatatataatttatttataaacagttATACTATATTCATGAAAcaatattcatattcatgtcATCAGTCACGGTGTTGTATtcgtatgctgtttttttttagatatatttctcctttgttttgtagttttgtttttgttacttcgaaattccagtttattttttatatttaatttacttaTGCATTTTGATCACACGGTCATTCGTAAAAGCATTTCAGTGCATGTCATCCTGTGTATGATTTAAAGTTGTTCAAGCCCGAATAATGAagtgacaagtaattaaaaaagagaAGTTAATGTTCATTCTAACACTTTTCCCACGACATTATTCTATTAGCACATCGATATCGTCTAATCTTTTCGATttgaaatatgtaaataatttgcTTATCGAACAACAAAAATTGaactattttttgttttgcagccTCATATAATTTATTCATGGACTTGTCTTGTTCACGACTTTGTCTTCACTACGACGCTGCTGCAGGTATTACAGGCTGCTATTCACGGCTGTTGAAATCCTTCCATCATTCATGTGCTAGTATTACTTCACCCCATTTGGAAGTTAACCCAAATTTTGCGTTCATGCATATAACGGGGAAAAAATGGAAGCAGATTTTGGCTTCATCTTCTGAGCCTGTTCGTGACACCTCGTAGATCGATTGGCAGACAAAATGCATCTCGATGTCATTTTAATCAAAGATTTTCTGGACTGAGGCTTTAGGACTAAAAGTGATTTATAACCTTAAACATGAGTATCAACTGATCATGAAAAACTGGCATGTctatattattttgttaaacaGCTGTGACCTAGTGAATATGCTCCTGTCCTCTACTGGTGACCTCAGAGCAAGAGCGTGACTCATCGCTCATAAATCTTGGAGAAAGCGTACAGCGTAGAGAGCTAAGGCACGATCAGCCCGGGCTTTAGAGACAGATTATTCAGTACTGAAGTTTTATGATCCtctgattgctttttttttctcctatcCTGAAGGCCTGAGCACCTGAGCACCTTAACCCTGTCCTAAATctcaccacacactgagacaaggacaaaaaaaaaaggagatggAAGAAAATAGAATATAAGGAAATATATGGAGCGACTCACGGGGTCCAGAGCTGGGGAAAGGCGTCACGTTCTGCTTGTGTGTACTCGCTGAGTTTGCGCGGAATGACCCGGGGCTGTGGCAGCTCTTCAGTCAGGTTCCTCAAGATGTCATCTGGAAGAACCTGAAAATATGCACACAGCCAGAAATTTGGGTTTAAACAAAAGGGAAAACTTCAATTGGATAAGTACTACAGGACAAAAAGATCTAAcagttaaaaaatattaaataaaagaaataaatacactcATTAAGACTGGATTATCACTACTaaactacacatacacacacacaacaacacacacacacacaagtatacacacacacacacttctcacatcATCAGTGAACAGATGTAGCCGTTGCATCATGGTCCTCCGCTTGAGATTTTTGGGAAGCATCCCGTACACAGCTAGTTTTATGAtctggtgagtgagagagagagagaaagagaaagaagaaaacatcAAGCTTTATGAAACAGCACAGCAGGATGGACGAGTGGCTAACACACTCGTCTTTCTCTCTAGGGGTGACCTGCAagccatctcctctctctctgctgtaaCTCACCGttatggaaacacacacacacacacacacacacacacacacacacacacacacacacacacacacacacacacacacacacacacacacagcaatagaTCTGCACCCTGTAGGGCCTGCATGAAAAGTTCTTGGCTACTGGTATTAGACAGGAAGGGGAGGGGATTGGAGTGAGGCTGAAAATCTAGCTTGTTTATGCCTATAATAATGCCTTGGTCATAAGCGAGTCCTGCCCCCGCATGCAGACCCAGAATGAATCTGCCTGAGTTTTACAGAGAGCACTTCAACATTCACTTCCTCTTCAACTCGTTATAGCAGCAGGACGTGCTTCGAATATTCCATCTTACTGCTGGAGCACTAAAGGAGACACCCATTAAAAAACACTTCccgcaaacaaacaaacacacacaacaacgtGTCTGCATTCAAACCAGCAGAAGCAACACTATCTCTCTTTCGTCACCGGCCTCTATCACATTAATCAGTGTTTCTCCTTCCCTCAActgcactcactctcactctcgctctgcTGGAGAGATGACAGATGGGTTCTGTCTTGGGAATGGGATCGCTCCTCAGAGATCTGAGGAAGATGTCGCTTCAGTCTGATTATTATCCACAATTATGCAATGATAGATTACCTTTTGGCATGAATAACTGAGCCCCAGTCAGGCATCTGTCTTACAACTGCCTAGAAATAAGGTGGaattgttgagagagagagagagagagagagagagagagagagagagagagagagagagagaaagagagaaaataccCTTTTGAACCTTACTGATCTCCTGCAAGTATATGTTGGTATTGCAATTTACAACTTTGCAAGAAGTGAATTTTGCATACTTTACAATTTTGAGTAACATcataatgcaaataaatatggAGTAGATTCCTTTTTAGGACAAACCCTTTAACTGTGCTTTAGTAATAATTCTGAAAATCTCCATTAAATCGCTATTATCTCAATTACGTTTTAAATAATTATCACAACAGGAACGAAGAAACAAAGTGCTTTTATTGTGACACCGCTGGGAAAATGACTCATGACTGTTGATTGCGATTAACCAGTGACTGTATTTCAGTGTAGCACGACTACTACATGaggatgaaaataaaagcaatgcAATAAAAGGTTCCTTACACTTCTGACACATGTTCAGCGGTTAATTCAGAAGAAGgggaaagaagaaggagaagaagaagaaaaaagaaacacacggGAATTATCgtttttctgtattattatataatacattatacaaGTCTCTGATGACCTGTGTATTGTTTTGGACAGTGATTGCGTATTCCCAACTTGGGTGTGAATTCTTTTTAACCTGGTATGAAATTACCACCCCCACATTTTTACTTGAATTGTTTAACATGAGCATTTAATCATTCTGTTTCgtttaagtattttttattagatACCAGTTGTAATTAAATCCTTCAGAATATGAGTAATGTTAATACTCAGGAATATCTGTTTGATTTTCTTGTATTCAGGACAGCACGGTGGCTCATGGACCGGTCCAGAGTTTTACCTGTTCTCCCCATTTCCCTCTTGGTTTCCTCGAGGTTCAGCGGTTTCTTTTGGGCCAGTACTAAAGGTGGACTTTATTGTCTACTCTAAATTGCTTGTACATGTGTACAAGTGCATGAATATCCAATGTTTTTTTGTGCAACAGATCCACTACAACCCTGACAAGGATTACACAGCATCTAAAGATGAATGATTGATGAATGCcaggtttttttatatttcatttcccAAGTTTGAAAGGAAGTTttaaaccaatcagaatcctattcttcctctttctgcttttttcttatttattaaacagaaaATCCTGCACTGAATAACTGACATCGAGAGAGCAGATTTTTCCAGACTTGGAGGTCAGCACTTGGCCTGGCACGGATGCTACAGTTCTGTAGGTGTGTGACGATCCGGCGCTCAGCTCCTGCGTGTCTGGAGTCTGAATAAAGAGGCACAGCTTGCAGATCGGCCGAGCGGACAGACAGGAACAGCGGTCAAGGTTGAacagaggagatgagaggagatgTTGGAGATGTGAGACTCTGCACAGTAAGATCCAAAATAAGACACGATATCTTAGAGAGAAGCGTTGAATTCAGACGAGGCGTTAGCGTCAAGATAGAATTGGATTATGGGCTGATGAATGTTTTGGATATTTTCGAGCCTGGGCTGAATGATGGATGTTTATGTGAGGAAATGCTGCTGACAGTAAAAAATGATTATTACTGCAAGCTGCTTGTGTTGTTCTGCATTCCAATTCACATTTACAAAGCACCTAGTGGCGCACCGTGGTGGCAGGAAGCATAAAGACTGTCCACTGTTTAAAGGTAAAAGCTGCCAGGTgacacgtgcacgcacacacacacacacacacacacaaacatggctATTTGTTTAGACTCCATGTACATGTGTATAGAGGAAATATGATTAAGGTTAGTTTTTTGTATAGCACAGTGCTGCTTGGagaaaatttagaaaaaaaaataactggtTTGGAAAAATGTGGAGTCATGCGAGACACTTTCTGTAACAagttctaaaataaaacaaacaaaacaaaacaactgtcTTTCGTTGATACGATTACGATCTGATGCCGCAGATCACTGCGTGTGCCTGTAATACATTGCTATGGGTGTAAAGGTTGATAAACACTGGTTGATAgcaaagaaggggaaaaaaaattctactacATATCCTACTACATATTCATAGCATGTAAAAATACCTAGGCTCATTTCAAGCAGATAAATAAAGCTCAAGTGAAGTTGATTAAAGGCTGCCTCGAAGGCACTAGCCAattaaaataggaaaaaaaaataatcaagagGAGCAGGTCAGTGTCAATCTCAGATCTCCAGGGGGGTAAAAAAGTGGAAATCAAGACCACAGTGCCCTCCTCAGGTGTCtgctgggaaaaaaaaggaggcaACGTCCAAAAGGTCATAATTTATGAGCGGGCTACTTACAGCCGTCGGGTCTTTCTGGTGCATCTGGGCTGCTGTGAGCTGCTTGAAGCCACCTGGGTATCTAGAAGAGGAAACAAGAGACTTTGAGCTTTAATGAAGGCCAATATAACTACAAGACACAAGCTAGGGAAATAAGTTGGTGCTTTAATTACAGGCTTATACATATAAGTGCTACCCAGAGGAGCGCTTGATTAAAAAGGAGGGCTACAAAGAGCACATTTGTCTTAGATGTGTGCTTGGTGCGGTGTCCAGAGGTGTATTAGCGGATCACGCTGCTTTTTACCCTGTGTGTGACGAGTAGACCTTCTGTTCCCATTTGTTCCCCGAGAACGCTATGTGTCTGGTGTTCATGACCACCACGTGATCACCAATATcacctgggggaaaaaaaaaaaaaaaaaagatcattattCACTCAGATTTCTCTCGAGAGCTGCTCTTTATTCAAGCTGAAAACTCTACAAAAAGACTTAAAGTACAAAAAGAGCTAATATAAACAAGCACAGCTTCAGCTTTACTGTTTTTGCATATTTGGACATCATTAAGTAAACACCAAGgcctgtattcataaagattctaagAATGATCCGAGAGAGCTGTTAATCTTACgagtgattcaggaccgatCTCAGAGCAACAACTTTTATCGTGTacaggaggcggggcttaacctgttactaggtacGACACATCCTTTaaaagactgtgattggttgtgcagttaaaaaataataaataggagtgcttttaaaatctggtctattataagccttgactttgtctctatgttaagatatttgaagCTACATCGTGTAAGGATTACGTTTGTGACTGATCGTATTAGAGATgcgctaacatctgtatgttacaaatgtaataaatgtaaacatctccaaAACAATGTAGAATAGCtccaaatattatatatacatatacacagtcATTCCACTGACCGAAAATCATTTaatggagaacatttaaaacaactgccaaTTTCACCCCATGAGCAGACCacaagatgcttaaagaagtctccaaaaaccctaaaatatcatcacaggTCCTACAACAATCTCTTGCTACAGTTcatgtcaaagtgcatgaatctacaatcagaaagagactgcacaactttaattatcatgggaggtGTGCAAGAAGGAAACCTTTACTGTCTAAGAAAaactatgaattctacattgtatcagaaggtgcttgaggaacatgtgaggCCAAGCTGAACCGGAACTGGACCTTTAAAACATGGCACAAACataccagtaaatccaccaaggactCGCTGAAAAGTAAAAACGGAGAATTCTGGAATGGTCgagtcaaagcccagatctaaaGCTTATTGCGATCCTGTGTGGTAATTTAAAACAGACTGTGCTTGTAAGAAACCcatcaaacacacagctaaatgAATCCTGCATTGAAGAGTGGGGGAAACTTTCTTCcagtcaaatcaaatcaaattttttttgtcacatacacatacatacagtcgatgtcagaaact harbors:
- the mrpl13 gene encoding 39S ribosomal protein L13, mitochondrial, with the protein product MSSFSRSAQQWATFARSWYLIDARMQPPGKIAAMCSVRLQGKHKPIYHALSDIGDHVVVMNTRHIAFSGNKWEQKVYSSHTGYPGGFKQLTAAQMHQKDPTAIIKLAVYGMLPKNLKRRTMMQRLHLFTDDVLPDDILRNLTEELPQPRVIPRKLSEYTQAERDAFPQLWTPPEDYRMK